TACCAGTCGGCCGTGCTCGTCGCCATCCTGGGGCTGGACGTGGTCGACTCGATGGAACTGGTCAGGATGACGGCCGTCTGCTCGCTCGTCACGCTCGTCGTCCTCCTCCCGATCCAACTCGCGATCTTCGCGGTCGCGTTCTGACCCGGTCGGGGTCGCGACGGTCGGACGGGGGCGGACCGGGACGAACCGGGCGGATCGGAACGAATTGGGGCGGACGGGGGCGGACCGAGCAGGGCCGGGACGGCGTTCGACGCTCCCGGACGCGGGTCACCCGGACCGGCGGGCGGTCGCCCGTGGCGGCTCGTCGGCTCAGCCGAAGTGATCGTCGATGACCCGCCCGCGCTCGACCGTGCCGGTGTCGGTGCGCGGCAGCGGCTCCGTGCGGACGGCGTACGTCCGCGGGCGCTTGTAGTTCGCCAGCGAGCCGTGCTCTCGACAGAACTCGTCGAGGTCCTCCCCGTCCACCGAGCCGTCGGCGACCACCACCGCGGTGACCTTCCGGCCCCAGTGGTCGTCCTCGAGGCCGAACACGAGCGCCTCCTCGACGGCCTCGTGTCCGCCCAGCGCGTGCTCGACCTCGGCGGGGTAGACGTTCTCGCCGCCGCAGGTGAACATGTTGTCCACGCGGTCGACGACGTAGAGGTAACCGTCCTCGTCGACCCTGGCGACGTCGCGCGTCCGGAGCCACTCGCCGAAGTAGCTCTTCCGCTGTGCGGCCTCGTTGTCGATGTAGCCGTCCGACTTGCCCGGTCCGCGGGCGATGATCTCGCCCCGCTCGCCCGGGTCGACGGTCGCCTCCGGGTCGGGGTGTTCGTCCACCGGCGCGGGCTCGACGACCCGGAGCTCCCACGTGAACGCCTCCTTTCCGATGGTCCCCGGGTGCTCGTCCTGGGCCGACGGGTGCGCGAACGTGAGGTCGGGCCCCGCCTCCGTCATGCCGTAGGTGTTGTAGAGCCCCTCGGAGAGCAGCGATCGGGTCCGCTCGACGAGCTCCTCGGTAACGATGGCGCCGCCGGTCCGGACGTACTCGAGCGACCCCGTGTCGTAGCCGACCTCCGCCTGGACGTCGTTCAGGGCGTCGAGCTGCGTCGGCACGGCGAGCAGCCCGGTCGCGTCGTGCTCCTCGACGAGTTCGAGCGCCTCGGCCGGGTCGAAGCTCTCGTGGAGCACGACCGTCGCCCCGGCGAGGAAGTGCGGGTAGAGCCACGCGTCGGAGGTGACCATGTGGTACCACGGCGTCGTAACGATCGCCGTGTCGGTCTCGTCGACGCCGTGCTCCATGACGACCTGGACCGCGCCGTACCACATGTCCTCGCCGTCGAACGGCACCGCCTTCGGCCGGCTCGTCGTCCCGCTCGTGTAGAACACGGTGCACTCCTCGCCCGCGGGGAGGTCGGCGTGGAGCGTGTCGGCCGCCCCGTCGAGCACGTCCTCGTACGACTCGACCCCGTCGGCGTCGAGCTCCCGGTCGCCGACGTGGATCGCCGTCCCGAACTCGCCCCGATCGAGCATCTCCAGCGCGGTGTCGGCGTTCGCGTCGTCGAAGACCAGCCCCTCTGCGTCCGCGTTCTCCGCCATCCGGACGAGCTCCTCCGCCATCCCCCGGAAGGAGAGCTGTACCGTCGCGGACCCCCGCTTGTGGCCGGCGATCATCGACTCGACCGCCGCGGGCCCGTTCAAGGCGAGGACGGCACACCGACCGCCGCCGAGCCTGTCGGAGAGGGCGTTCGCGAGCCGCGTGCTCCGCCGGTCGAACTCGTCGTAGGTGAACTCCCTGCCGTCGTCGGTGACGACGGCGGTCTCGTCGCCGTAACACCGGACCGTGCGCTCGAACGCCGATAAGTAGTTCATAGATGATGCGGTATGCTACTACAGCCCATTCGCAGATATTAACGGTTGCGGTCGCGCCACGACGCAGTCGCGCGATTCGGCGGCCGTCCGGACGGGGGTCCGGGGCGACGGCAGGTCGCGTCCCCGCTCGCCGCGATCCCGTTTCACGCCCGCCCGGCGTGACCGGGCGCCGCGCGGCGGGACGGATCGGCGGACTCCGATTCGGTGTCATCGAACGCCCGACCCGACGGTCACCGGTAGGCGAGGTTCAGTTCGACGTCGTTCGCCGCGGCCCGGAGGTGGTCGACGAGTTCGTCCTCGCACCGCTCCCTGCTGACGCGGTGGGCGGGACCGGCGATCGCGAGCGCGCCGTGGACCTCCTCCTCGAACAGCAGGGGGGCGGCGACGGCGTGGATCCCCTCGAGGTCCTCGCCCATGTTCAGGGCGTACCCCCGTTCGCGGATCGCCGTCAGGTCCTCGCGGAGCGCGTCGGCGTCCGTGACGGTGTTCGGGGTGCGGGCCGGCAGCCCGTGGCTGTCGACGACGTCCTCGACCGCCCCGTCCGGGAGGTGTGCGAGGATCGCCTTCCCCCCCGAGTTGCAGTGCATGTAGGCCCACGAGCCGACGAGCGTGTTCGCGTTGACGTTCGTCCTGCCCGCCCGCCCGTAGAGGTACATCACCCGTCCGTTCTGGTGGGTCAACAGCCAGACCATCTCGCCGGTCGTCCCCTCGAGCTCGTCGACGATGGGTTTCGCCGCCCCGCACACGTCGTACTGGTTCCGGACGTACTGGCCGTGGCTGAAGAACTGGAGCCCCAGGTGGTAGCTCGCCCCCCGCTTGACCACGAAGTCGTGGGCCTCCATCGACGCGAGGTGGTCGTGGACAGTGCTCTTCGCGAGTCCCGTCCGATCGGCCAGCTCCGTCACCCCCGCCCCGTCGACCTCCCGAAGGTGTTCGACGATGGAGAACAGCGTCTCGTCCGACTTCACCCCGCCGCCGCGCGCCCGGTCCCCGGTCATGTGGGGTGCTACTTCGCCCCGGCTACTAAACTCTTCAGCTCCCCGCCCTCGCCCGGGCGACGGAACCGAGCGATCCCGCACGAGCGGGCCGCCGCGACGCCCGTTTCGGTCTCACCGAACGCGACCCGCTCGCCACGGCGACTGCGGTGATTATTCGTGGCAGTTCGTCCGTTCGGCTATCCGTCGTCGGAGAACGGGCGAAATTTTCGGATTCGTTCGACGAGAGGGAACGGGTGTGGGGACGGAGGGCGTTACGCCGATAAGCGTGTAACGTTTCGCGGCGAACGCGCGGGTCGTCCGACGCGCTCGCGCCCGGTCCGGGGGCTACCCCGCGAACTCCTCGACGTAGCTCCGGTCGGCCGCGAGCGCGTCGGCGTCCTCCGGCAACAGCGCGACGACGAAGTACTCGGCGTACTCCTCGAGGTAGTCGACGATCCGCGCGATGCGGTCGGAGTCGATCGCCTCGAGCGAGTCGAGGACGATGAACGGGAGATCCTCGTGGACGTCGTGGACGAGGTAGCCCGCGAGCGCGAACACGAGGCCGGTCACCTCGCGCTCGCTCTCGGAGAGGTGGTCGATCGTGTCCCGGTAGGACTCGCCGCCGGCCGTGGTGCGGATGATGTGGAGGTCGAACTCGGGGCGGGTCACCTTCCGACGGCCCTCCCGGACCTCGCGTTCGCGCCGTTCGATCCAGATGCGGTCGATGTTGTCGTACTGGAGGATGTCGAGCACGGCGTCCATGTGCTCGTTGAACGACTCGACGGCGTCGGCCTCGATGCGATCGACGCGGGTCCGGAGTTCGGTGAGCTGGTCGGCGACCTGCTCGCGCTCGTCGGCCAGCCGGGACCGGTCGTCGATGGCCTCCTCGCGCTCCTCGATGCGCGCGTCCACGTCGGCGAGGTCGGACTCGAGCCGCTCGACCCTGAGCTCCAGTTCGTTCGCCTCCCGGTGGCGCTCGAGCACCTCGTCGTAGTCGCCCTCGCCGACCCGCTCGGTCTCGGCCTCCAGTTCCTCGACGGCCTCGGCCTGCTCGTCGCGGTCGTCCTCGAGCCCCTCGATCCGCTCCTCGGTCGCCTCGATCTCGGCCTCGACGTCCTCGAGCCGGGACTCCGCCCGTTCGACCTCCCGGCGGGCCTGCTGGAGCTCCGAGCGCTCGGTCGAGAGCTCGTCGATCCGGTTCCGCAGTTCGTTCCGCTCGTCGAGCTTCTCCGCCCGGATCTTCCCGAGCAGGTCGAGCGTCTCGTCGATGCGGTCGCGCTCGACCTCGGAGCCGCACGTCCAGCACACCGTCCGCTCGGTGTCCTCCACCAGCTTGTCGGTGACGTCGCCGCCGGTTCCGGCCGACGACGTGCCGTCGAGATCGAGGTCCAGGCCGTCGCCCTCCAGCATCTCCTCGTTGAAGCTGATGACGCTTTGGAGCTCGCTGAGCGTGTCGTCCAGCTCACGTTTCCGCCGCCGGGCGTCGGCGATGCGCTCCGCGATCGCCTCGGGATCGGAGTCGGACGGCTCGGCGCGCTCGAGCGTCTCCTCCAGCTCGTCGCGTTCCTCGCGCAACTCCGCGAGCGTCGCGCGCTCGGCCTCGATGTCGAACTCGACGTCCTCGAGCTCCGACCGGGCCTCGCGCAGGCGCTGGAACGCCGCCTCGATGTCCTCCTTGCGCGACCGGCTCTCCTCGAGGTCAGCGTCGAGGTCGTCGATCTCCGCCTGGACGTCGGCCAGCTCCTCGCGGGCCCCCTCGAGCTCCTCGCGCACCTCCCGCCGCTCCGCCTCGAGGTCGGGGAGCTCCGTCTCGAGCCGTTCGAGCTCCTCGATCCTGTCGTCGATGTCGTCCTTCTCGCGCTCGAGTTCGGCGATCTCGGCCTCGATGCTGTCGGTGTCGATGGGGCGCATGATGATCTCCCGGAGGTCGTCGCCCCGCTCGACGGCCCGCCGGACCTCGTTGTTCTCCAGGAGGAACGCGAACATGTCCGCCAGCTGCGGGTCGTCGAGGAACGGGTCGCCGTCGAACGACACCGCCTCGCCGTGTCGCGTCAGCGTCCGCGTCCAGGTCCGGTCGCCGATCTCCAGTTCCACGTGCCCCTCGTCCGCGTCGGCCTTGAGCGAGGGTTGCTCGCTTCCCAGCCCCGCCATGAGCGCCTGCAGGAACGACGTGCGGTTCGTGGCGTTCCGGCCGCTAAGCACCGTCACGCCCGGAGGGAGCGTCACGTCGGCCTCGTCGATGCCGCCGATGTTTCGTGCGCGGACGTGGACGTCTTTCGCCGTCTGATCCGTCGTATTCATCGTTTCGAGTTTATGTCTTCACGACTTAACTGTTGCCGTCTCGGACTGCGGGAACGCACGACCGCCCGCCGCCGAGGGGTGCGCCGCCCGCGAGTCCCGGACGGGTCGCCGGAGCGTACGCCCGCCGCGGCCCGGGTCGGACTGCCGGCGGGTTCAACAGTCGCACCCGCCCTGGCGGATGAGCTCGCCGATGGGATACCCGGTGCCGCACTCGCTACAGACCACCTGCACGTCGACGAACACCTCGTACCCCCGCTCCGTGAGGTCCCCGGAGGCGACCAGCCCGTCGATGGTCGACTCCGCGACCACCGATGTCCGGCCCTGCAGGCGCTCCATCGTCTCGACCTTCCTGTCGACCCGGTCCGCCGACCGGTCCGGGAGCTCCGCCTCCCGGTACTCCGTGAGATACGTGTGGATCGCCTGGTGGGTGACGAAGTCGCCCCGGAGCGACTCGACGTCGACGTCCTGGCGCTCGAGTTCGCGACGCTTCCGCATCCTGTCGGCCTCGGACACGTCGTCGTCCGTGAGCACCCGGTAGGTGGTCTCGACGTCGCTCGAGACGGCGGTCGCGCCGGCCCCGTCGAGCGCCGCCTCCAGCACTGCCCGGTTGAACTGCTCGGCGAGGTCCCGGAGGCTCGTCCGCTCGCCGCCCTCGCCGGTCCATCTGGACTCGAGTCGTTCCCCCATGTCGGTCAGCCCGTACTCGTCGATGACGCGCGCCACCTTGCTGTTCGGCCGTCCCTCGGTCGTCGTCATGGGCGGACGTAGGCCCCTCCATTACAAATATATTGGTGTAACCTCTTCGTGCCGGCGTCGACGGGGTCGAGCGCCGGCCCTGTTAGCAGGTTCGACGAGGGGTGCGAAGTTCGAGAACGGGTACGACGGCCGTACCCGCCCGTCACGTGCGACTAACAATGCCCGAGCCGGCCGTACGGGCGCAGTCGGAGGTCGACACTCATGGCCGAATCCCGAAGCCTGACCGACTGGATCGCGTGGCTGAGCCCCGGCGTACTCGTGCTCGTCGGACTGGCGCTGTTCTTCCTCCCCGTCCCGCCGACGTCGATGATCGGCATCGCGCTGATCGTCGTCGGCGTGGCCCTCTGGGTGCTCGACTACGTGGGCGTCCGCGGTGCGGGCGGCGGAGGGGACGAGACGTAGTCGGGACCCACACTCACGGACGGGTCGTCGGCGATCGCGCCGCAAGGGACAACTCCCTCGAGCGCCTCCTGACGCCCGATGCCCCACCGCCGACACCACCGCTGCAACCTGTGTGGCCGCGACTTCGAGACGGGCCCCGAGCTCGAGGACCACGTGGACCGCCGCCATCCGAAGGCCGACGTCCGCTGGTGGATGGTCGCGGAGGACCCGGAGAAGGACCTGCGGTTCGAACGGTGACCCGGGCCCGATCCGAACGACGGACCGGCGCCCGGCCGCGGACGGGAGACGTGACGGAATCGAACGTATGACAACTGCCGTACACCAGCCGGCGGACCGACCCCGCGACCGTCCGGCGATCGGGGTCGATCACCGCCGGGGTTCGGGGACCAGCGCCGCGCTCGCCCGGTAGAGCGCGACGTTCACGATCGCGAACAGGACCCCGACGGCCGCACCCACGACGCTTCCCGCCGCAGCACCGAGCGACAGGAGGAGGACGAACGCCGGGACGTCGACCATCCCGTCGAGCACGTTGACGGCCGCGACGACGACCGCGATGCCCGCGACGAACCCCATCCCGACCAGCGCGCCGCCGACCGTCCCGCGGACGAGGAGGCGCCCGGTTTCTCCCGCCGCGGACCGCGCGAGGCCGCCCTCGGCGAGCACCCAGCGGGTCGTCACCCAGAGGAGCAGCCACAGGTAGCCGAACAGGAGGAGGCCGGGGAGCGTCCCCAGCGAGGGGAGCGTATCGCTCAGCGCCCCGCTCGCGTGCCCGAGCAGGACGAGCGGCAGGCCGAAGGCGACGAGGTCGAACGTCGTCACGATCCACGTCTCCGCGGCGCCGGCGGCCTCACCCATGCGCGAGCACCTCCGCGAGCGCGACGAGCAGTAGCAGCGTCGCCGCCGTCGCGCCGTACGCCCGTTCGAGTGTAGCGCCGCCGCGGTCCGGGACCGTCGCGTCGGCCGGCAACCGGAGGACGGCCAGCGACCGGAGGAACGACCCGACGACGAACGCGAGCGCAACCAGCAGTTTGGCCGTGAGCACCGACCCCCACCGCGTGCCCGGCCCGGGCGCGCCGACGGCGCCGAGGTTCCCGACGCCCGTCGCGAGCACGAGTCCCAGCAGCGCCCAGAACCACAGTTCGAACCGCAGCAGTCGGGCGCTCGGAACCCGGTCGGCGGTTCGGAGGCCGTGCCACGCGAGGGCGCTTCCGCCGACGAGCGCGACCATCCCGAGCAGGTGGACCGTTCTGACGGCGAGGTGGAGGGCCGACGACATCACGCCGCCCTTCTCGGTCGGGTGACAAATAACGACCGGTGGGCGTCGCCCGACGGGTCGGGACCGTCCGGGTCGCCGTGGGGTGCGGTCCGGATTCAGGTGGGACTCGGCGCCCGCGAGCGCGAGACGTACGCCGCGAGGTCGGTCGTCGTCACGATGCCGATGACGCCCTCGGTCTCGGAGACGACGGGGATGTGGTGGACGCCGTGTTCGAGCATCGCGTCGGCGACGTCGTGGACGGGGTCCTGGGCGCTCGCCGTCACGACGCCGGTGCTCATGTACGATGAGACGGGCGTCTCGTCCTTCGGCCGCCGCTCCGCGACGATCCGGACGAAGTCGGTCGTGGTGAGGATGCCGGCGAGGTCGCCGTCCCCGTCGGTGACGACGACCGAGCCGATGTCGTTCTCGAGCATCGTCGCGGCGGCGTCCTCGACGAGCGTGTCGGCGGTCACCGTGATCGGGTCGGGGGACATGATCCGTGCGACGAAGATGTCGTCCATGCGCCACAGTTCGGCGGTCGAGTGATAAGGGTTGTCGTACGTTCAGCGGTACCTCCCGGAACGTCGACGATCGTCACGAAACGCCCGTTCCCGGACGACGTAATTGACCGTTCATTGTTGATACACCATTTAGGAGTGAGAGATTTCCCCCTATACCCACAATTAGGGAAAATTCTTCCAGTAATTATCCCACTGTTAGGACGATTCAGGAACAGCCTTTTGCCCACGACCATGCACCGATTGGACCGAAACGGCTGGCATTTGGGCACGATTCGGCCCAGGAATCACCCGTTCACCCACGGACAATGGTACACGAAAAGGAGGAGTGGAAGGACGAGTCGTACGGCGACGAACTCAGGGAACGGATCGAGTCGTTCGCGGCGGAGGGGTGGGAGTCCATCCCCGAGGACGAGCGCGAGGAGTGGTTCTCCCGGTTCAAGTTCTGGGGCGTCTTCCACCAGCGGAGCGGCCAGGAGAGCTACTTCATGCTCCGGCTGACGAACTGCGGCGGCGTCCTCGAACCGGGACAGCTCCGGGCCATCGGCGAGGTGGCCCGGGAGTACGCCGGCGGGCCGGTGGAGAACCCCGAGTTCGGCGACGCCTGGATCGACCTCACGACCCGCCAGTCGGTGCAGCTCCACTGGCTCAAGCTCGAGGACGTCCCGGCGGTGTGGGAGAAACTGGAGGCCGTCGGCGTCTCATCGCGCTCGGCGGGCGGGGACGCGATGCGGAACGTCTCCGGCTGCCCGGTCGCGGGCAAGGACGAACACGAGCACGTCGAGACGCGCTCGCTCCTGGACCGCATCCAGCGCGAACTCCGCGGGGACGACGCGCTCTCGAACATGCCCCGAAAGTTCAACATCTCCGTCACCGGCTGCCGGGAGGGCTGCGCGCAGGACTCCATCAACGACGTCGCGCTCGAGCCCGCCCGGAAGCTCGCAGGGGGCGAGGAGGTCAGGGGGTTCAACGTCCGCGCCGGCGGCGGCCTCGGGGGACGCGAACCCCGCCGCGCCCGGTCGGTCGACGCGTTCGTGACGCCCGAGCACGCCTACGAGGTGGTGCGGGCGTTCGTCGAACTGTACCACGAGGAGGGCGACCGGACCAACCGGAGTAGGAACCGCGCGCGCTTCTTCGTCGACGACTGGGGGACGGGGGCGATCCGCGAGGAACTCGCCGACAGGGTCGACTTCGAACTCCAGCACGCCGGAACGAGCTTCCGGACGGAGTACACCTACAACGCCGGCCGAAAGCCCGAACGCGGGAAGCACGACCACGTCGGCGTCCACGAGCAGCCCGACGGGCGCCACTACGTGGGGCTTAGCGTCCCCGTCGGTCGAATGGGCGCCGAGGAGGCGATCGAACTGGCCGACCTCGCGGACGAGTACGGGGGCGGCGAGGTGCGGCTCACCCGCCGGCAGAACCCGATCCTGATGGACGTGCCCGAGGGGAACCTCGACGACCTGCTCGCGGAGCCGCTCCTGGAGACGCACACGCCGGAGCCGGGCGCGTTCGGCCGGGGCGCGATCGCCTGCACCGGGACGGAGTTCTGCTCGCTCGCGCTGACCGAGACGAAGGCCCGGACGGCCGCGATGCTGCGCTGGTTCCGGCGCAACGTCGAGGTGCCCGACGACGTCTCGCAGCTGAAGCTCCACTTCTCGGGCTGTACCGCCGACTGCGGGCAGGCGATGACCGCGGACATCGGGTTGCAGGGGATGCGCGCCCGCAAGGACGGCGAGATGGTCGAGGCGATGGACGTCGGCGTCGGCGGCGGCGTCGGCGCGGAGCCGTCGTTCATCGAGTGGACGCGCCAGCGCGTCCCGGCCGACGAGGTGCCGGGGATGATACGGAACCTCGTGGAGGCGTTCGCCGCGCTCCGCGAGGACGGACAGACGTTCCGCGAGTGGGTCGACGCGACGGGCCACGAGACGCTCATCGAACTGGCGGAGCCGGAGGAGACCTCCTACGAGGACCCCTGCCTCCACGACGCCAAGCAGTCGTGGTACCCCTTCGCCGACGGCGAGAGCCCGGCCCCGACCGACGCGACCGGCGAACCCCTCCCGAGCGATGACTGAAGGGGACCGCCCGCGGTCGGCCGGCGATCCGAACGCCCCGATGGACGCCGCGCCGGAGCTGTTCCCGGCAGATTCCGGGGTGGCTCCGGCCGGGGCGCTTCCGGCCACCGGATCCGACCCCGACCCGACGCCGTCACCGGAGGTGTGCGACCGGTGACCGACCCGGTCCCGACGACCTGCATGCGGTGTGCCGTCGGCTGTGGCCACCTCCAGGGTCGGGTCGAC
The DNA window shown above is from Halorarum salinum and carries:
- a CDS encoding nitrite/sulfite reductase, which gives rise to MVHEKEEWKDESYGDELRERIESFAAEGWESIPEDEREEWFSRFKFWGVFHQRSGQESYFMLRLTNCGGVLEPGQLRAIGEVAREYAGGPVENPEFGDAWIDLTTRQSVQLHWLKLEDVPAVWEKLEAVGVSSRSAGGDAMRNVSGCPVAGKDEHEHVETRSLLDRIQRELRGDDALSNMPRKFNISVTGCREGCAQDSINDVALEPARKLAGGEEVRGFNVRAGGGLGGREPRRARSVDAFVTPEHAYEVVRAFVELYHEEGDRTNRSRNRARFFVDDWGTGAIREELADRVDFELQHAGTSFRTEYTYNAGRKPERGKHDHVGVHEQPDGRHYVGLSVPVGRMGAEEAIELADLADEYGGGEVRLTRRQNPILMDVPEGNLDDLLAEPLLETHTPEPGAFGRGAIACTGTEFCSLALTETKARTAAMLRWFRRNVEVPDDVSQLKLHFSGCTADCGQAMTADIGLQGMRARKDGEMVEAMDVGVGGGVGAEPSFIEWTRQRVPADEVPGMIRNLVEAFAALREDGQTFREWVDATGHETLIELAEPEETSYEDPCLHDAKQSWYPFADGESPAPTDATGEPLPSDD
- a CDS encoding CBS domain-containing protein; this encodes MDDIFVARIMSPDPITVTADTLVEDAAATMLENDIGSVVVTDGDGDLAGILTTTDFVRIVAERRPKDETPVSSYMSTGVVTASAQDPVHDVADAMLEHGVHHIPVVSETEGVIGIVTTTDLAAYVSRSRAPSPT
- the rdfA gene encoding rod-determining factor RdfA; the protein is MTTTEGRPNSKVARVIDEYGLTDMGERLESRWTGEGGERTSLRDLAEQFNRAVLEAALDGAGATAVSSDVETTYRVLTDDDVSEADRMRKRRELERQDVDVESLRGDFVTHQAIHTYLTEYREAELPDRSADRVDRKVETMERLQGRTSVVAESTIDGLVASGDLTERGYEVFVDVQVVCSECGTGYPIGELIRQGGCDC
- a CDS encoding IclR family transcriptional regulator; this translates as MTGDRARGGGVKSDETLFSIVEHLREVDGAGVTELADRTGLAKSTVHDHLASMEAHDFVVKRGASYHLGLQFFSHGQYVRNQYDVCGAAKPIVDELEGTTGEMVWLLTHQNGRVMYLYGRAGRTNVNANTLVGSWAYMHCNSGGKAILAHLPDGAVEDVVDSHGLPARTPNTVTDADALREDLTAIRERGYALNMGEDLEGIHAVAAPLLFEEEVHGALAIAGPAHRVSRERCEDELVDHLRAAANDVELNLAYR
- a CDS encoding archaea-specific SMC-related protein, whose product is MNTTDQTAKDVHVRARNIGGIDEADVTLPPGVTVLSGRNATNRTSFLQALMAGLGSEQPSLKADADEGHVELEIGDRTWTRTLTRHGEAVSFDGDPFLDDPQLADMFAFLLENNEVRRAVERGDDLREIIMRPIDTDSIEAEIAELEREKDDIDDRIEELERLETELPDLEAERREVREELEGAREELADVQAEIDDLDADLEESRSRKEDIEAAFQRLREARSELEDVEFDIEAERATLAELREERDELEETLERAEPSDSDPEAIAERIADARRRKRELDDTLSELQSVISFNEEMLEGDGLDLDLDGTSSAGTGGDVTDKLVEDTERTVCWTCGSEVERDRIDETLDLLGKIRAEKLDERNELRNRIDELSTERSELQQARREVERAESRLEDVEAEIEATEERIEGLEDDRDEQAEAVEELEAETERVGEGDYDEVLERHREANELELRVERLESDLADVDARIEEREEAIDDRSRLADEREQVADQLTELRTRVDRIEADAVESFNEHMDAVLDILQYDNIDRIWIERREREVREGRRKVTRPEFDLHIIRTTAGGESYRDTIDHLSESEREVTGLVFALAGYLVHDVHEDLPFIVLDSLEAIDSDRIARIVDYLEEYAEYFVVALLPEDADALAADRSYVEEFAG
- a CDS encoding class I adenylate-forming enzyme family protein; the protein is MNYLSAFERTVRCYGDETAVVTDDGREFTYDEFDRRSTRLANALSDRLGGGRCAVLALNGPAAVESMIAGHKRGSATVQLSFRGMAEELVRMAENADAEGLVFDDANADTALEMLDRGEFGTAIHVGDRELDADGVESYEDVLDGAADTLHADLPAGEECTVFYTSGTTSRPKAVPFDGEDMWYGAVQVVMEHGVDETDTAIVTTPWYHMVTSDAWLYPHFLAGATVVLHESFDPAEALELVEEHDATGLLAVPTQLDALNDVQAEVGYDTGSLEYVRTGGAIVTEELVERTRSLLSEGLYNTYGMTEAGPDLTFAHPSAQDEHPGTIGKEAFTWELRVVEPAPVDEHPDPEATVDPGERGEIIARGPGKSDGYIDNEAAQRKSYFGEWLRTRDVARVDEDGYLYVVDRVDNMFTCGGENVYPAEVEHALGGHEAVEEALVFGLEDDHWGRKVTAVVVADGSVDGEDLDEFCREHGSLANYKRPRTYAVRTEPLPRTDTGTVERGRVIDDHFG